One window of Pieris napi chromosome 14, ilPieNapi1.2, whole genome shotgun sequence genomic DNA carries:
- the LOC125055672 gene encoding poly [ADP-ribose] polymerase-like isoform X5, whose amino-acid sequence MFNYQVEYAKSSNSECKVCKENITKGELRIGILIKPQDYYIPLWRHEICFFKNGKRLGTIQQFKDYNTLKPDDKLRIKEKLVDPSEDFPASVFDILGLVLNERDKAIISEYGVEESNNSSARCRLCNIQIVKKELRISKIQYEEKRGEIKHYYHVKCFANVRNEFNFPGSGEYMPGFEILTNKNQEIVKSYIRQDNIVPPHTEFGPSSSKCTKLGEQIKYEDEQNKENINKIKTETSCELESEAVRLQSELFHKYKSSLRSLSKQDLKIICKRNNLYMFKGTEEPLDLLADCMVFGALQPCPKCNGQLKLTTFRYECSGFISEYFLCTYTTKSPQRVLLTVPDELKHYSALKDYEPSIGVRIFDDEPSDYFQPSLPKRIKMEATAAPLKNVLFYIHISNKEDKETVKCRVLKSGGCIAPKLVETVAAVIAAKEDYQKNTPLTERMKLGGFHIVEVSFLDEVESLKNSLSVPESIELIEEHNISEFSSDIYSRVPRQVLEGEPVRVSGGVYILKSDQPHISTLKVKDGIPLVMGTGLERWAHVYREKGEPYSATLNRVYMDARHGTNRSYTMQLLVADVQKRYCVVRSCGPTGSEPKHYKKEFEDLGEAKAFFRDVFYKKTGNIWTRRHNFQKKYGKFDLIEMADLSEREPEPLCLDSQSELPRAVQELMILLFDINIMNKTIADMDIDTDKMPLGVPSQEQISSGFRILGALYDIVSEGREEYMRIEELSTRFYTKIPHKGNFKELVLLDNVDLIRSKMHMLDDLSKTHVSYKILHEDMDVKIGLMQQYYLKLKTEILPLDTDSPEYGTVMKYSLNTQSKAHSFQIKVEQIFSVDRQGEAERFEPYAAFPNRKLLWHGSRLSNVAAILLEGNVVPGGSRSPSYRKVRTQSGAWAAFGRIPPQRRFYPTARKSRWVP is encoded by the exons ATGTTTAATTATCAAGTTGAATATGCTAAATCGTCAAATTCAGAATGTAAAGTAtgcaaagaaaatattactaaagGTGAATTACGTAttggaattttaataaag CCACAAGATTATTATATACCATTATGGCGCCATGAAATATGTTTCTTTAAGAATGGAAAGCGTTTAGGAACAATCCAACAATTTAAAGATTATAACACACTTAAACCTGATGACAAACTAAGAATAAAGGAAAAACTAG TTGATCCATCAGAAGATTTCCCTGCTTCTGTTTTTGACATTTTGGGCCTGGTACTTAATGAAAGAGATAAAGCCATTATTTCTGAATATGGTGTAGAAGAGAGCAACAATTCTAGTGCCAGGTGCAGACTCTGCAATATTCAAATTGTAAAG AAAGAGTTGCGGATTTCTAAAATTCAATATGAGGAAAAACGTGGTGAAATTAAGCATTACTATCATGTGAAATGTTTTGCAAATGTCAggaatgaatttaattttccagGAAGTGGTGAATATATGCCAGGCTTTGagattttaacaaataaaaatcaggaaattgttaaaagttatattag GCAAGATAACATAGTCCCACCTCATACAGAGTTCGGACCTTCCTCATCGAAGTGTACCAAGCTTGGCGAGCAAATTAAATATGAAGatgaacaaaacaaagaaaatataaacaagattaaaactgaaacatcgTGTGAATTAGAAAGTGAGGCTGTGAGGCTACAAAGCGAACTGTTTCACAAATACAAATCTAGTTTGAGAAGTTTATCGAAACAAGACTTAAAGATCATATGTAAACGGAATAACCTTTACATGTTTAAAGGAACAGAAgag cCTCTAGATCTGTTAGCGGACTGCATGGTCTTCGGAGCTCTACAACCGTGCCCCAAATGTAACGGACAACTTAAGTTAACTACGTTCCGCTATGAATGTTCAg GTTTCATTAGTGAATATTTTCTGTGCACATATACGACCAAATCACCGCAGAGGGTTCTTCTGACTGTACCCGACGAGTTGAAGCATTACTCTGCTCTCAAAGATTACGAACCCAGTATCGGCGTAAGGATCTTTGACGATGAACCTTCGGACTACTTCCAACCTTCCCTTCCGAAACG aataaaaatggAGGCGACGGCGGCTCCGCTCAAGAACGTTCTGTTTTATATTCACATCTCCAATAAAGAAGACAAAGAGACTGTAAAATGTCGCGTGTTGAAGTCGGGCGGGTGCATCGCCCCCAAGCTGGTGGAGACCGTGGCGGCCGTCATCGCCGCTAAAGAggattatcaaaaaaatactCCCCTCACCGAGAGGATGAAGTTGGGCGGCTTTCAC ATAGTCGAAGTGTCCTTTCTCGATGAAGTAGAATCTCTGAAGAATTCTCTCTCCGTCCCCGAGTCCATCGAGCTTATAGAGGAGCATAACATTTCCGAGTTCTCTTCAGAT aTCTACTCGCGTGTGCCCAGACAGGTCTTAGAAGGAGAGCCGGTTCGAGTCTCCGGAGGTGTTTACATTCTTAAGTCGGATCAACCTCATATATCCACCCTGAAAGTCAAGG ATGGCATCCCGTTGGTGATGGGAACCGGCCTGGAGCGTTGGGCCCACGTGTACCGCGAGAAGGGCGAGCCGTACTCGGCCACGCTGAACCGCGTCTACATGGACGCCAGGCACGGAACCAACCGGAGCTACACCATGCAGCTCTTGGTCGCCGACGTTCAGAAACG ATACTGCGTGGTGAGAAGCTGCGGACCGACAGGCTCCGAACCGAAGCACTATAAGAAAGAGTTTGAGGATTTAGGAGAGGCGAAAGCTTTCTTCCGGgatgtgttttataaaaaaactgggAACATCTGGACCCGAAGACACAATTTTCAAAAG AAATATGGCAAGTTTGATCTGATCGAAATGGCCGATTTGTCCGAAAGAGAGCCCGAGCCGCTGTGCCTCGATTCGCAGAGCGAGCTGCCGCGCGCCGTGCAAGAGCTGATGATACTGCTGTTCGACATCAACATCATGAACAAGACCATCGCCGACATGGAC ATCGACACCGACAAAATGCCGTTGGGTGTTCCGTCGCAGGAGCAGATCTCGTCCGGCTTCCGCATATTGGGCGCTCTGTACGATATCGTTAGCGAAGGGCGGGAAGAATATATGAGGATTGAAGAATTGTCCACGAG attttatacCAAAATACCGCACAAGGGCAACTTCAAGGAGTTGGTATTACTCGATAACGTGGATTTGATTAGATCGAAGATGCACATGCTCGACGATCTTTCTAAGACCCACGTTTCCTATAAAATATTGCACGAAG atATGGATGTAAAGATTGGCCTCATGCAACAGTATTACTTGAAGCTGAAGACCGAAATTTTGCCTCTCGATACCGATTCCCCGGAATACGGCACGGTCATGAAGTACTCGCTGAACACTCAGTCGAAGGCCCATTCGTTTCAAATAAAGGTCGAACAG ATATTCAGCGTCGACCGACAGGGCGAAGCCGAGCGCTTCGAGCCTTACGCCGCGTTTCCCAACCGGAAGCTCCTGTGGCACGGCTCCCGGCTCTCCAACGTGGCGGCCATTTTGCTAGAAG GAAACGTTGTACCAGGAGGGAGCCGGTCACCGAGCTACCGCAAGGTA
- the LOC125055672 gene encoding poly [ADP-ribose] polymerase-like isoform X3: MFNYQVEYAKSSNSECKVCKENITKGELRIGILIKPQDYYIPLWRHEICFFKNGKRLGTIQQFKDYNTLKPDDKLRIKEKLVDPSEDFPASVFDILGLVLNERDKAIISEYGVEESNNSSARCRLCNIQIVKKELRISKIQYEEKRGEIKHYYHVKCFANVRNEFNFPGSGEYMPGFEILTNKNQEIVKSYIRQDNIVPPHTEFGPSSSKCTKLGEQIKYEDEQNKENINKIKTETSCELESEAVRLQSELFHKYKSSLRSLSKQDLKIICKRNNLYMFKGTEEPLDLLADCMVFGALQPCPKCNGQLKLTTFRYECSGFISEYFLCTYTTKSPQRVLLTVPDELKHYSALKDYEPSIGVRIFDDEPSDYFQPSLPKRIKMEATAAPLKNVLFYIHISNKEDKETVKCRVLKSGGCIAPKLVETVAAVIAAKEDYQKNTPLTERMKLGGFHIVEVSFLDEVESLKNSLSVPESIELIEEHNISEFSSDIYSRVPRQVLEGEPVRVSGGVYILKSDQPHISTLKVKDGIPLVMGTGLERWAHVYREKGEPYSATLNRVYMDARHGTNRSYTMQLLVADVQKRYCVVRSCGPTGSEPKHYKKEFEDLGEAKAFFRDVFYKKTGNIWTRRHNFQKKYGKFDLIEMADLSEREPEPLCLDSQSELPRAVQELMILLFDINIMNKTIADMDIDTDKMPLGVPSQEQISSGFRILGALYDIVSEGREEYMRIEELSTRFYTKIPHKGNFKELVLLDNVDLIRSKMHMLDDLSKTHVSYKILHEDMDVKIGLMQQYYLKLKTEILPLDTDSPEYGTVMKYSLNTQSKAHSFQIKVEQVRSLRSANRLERFANLNFGGFQIFSVDRQGEAERFEPYAAFPNRKLLWHGSRLSNVAAILLEGNVVPGGSRSPSYRKVRTQSGAWAAFGRIPPQRRFYPTARKSRWVP, encoded by the exons ATGTTTAATTATCAAGTTGAATATGCTAAATCGTCAAATTCAGAATGTAAAGTAtgcaaagaaaatattactaaagGTGAATTACGTAttggaattttaataaag CCACAAGATTATTATATACCATTATGGCGCCATGAAATATGTTTCTTTAAGAATGGAAAGCGTTTAGGAACAATCCAACAATTTAAAGATTATAACACACTTAAACCTGATGACAAACTAAGAATAAAGGAAAAACTAG TTGATCCATCAGAAGATTTCCCTGCTTCTGTTTTTGACATTTTGGGCCTGGTACTTAATGAAAGAGATAAAGCCATTATTTCTGAATATGGTGTAGAAGAGAGCAACAATTCTAGTGCCAGGTGCAGACTCTGCAATATTCAAATTGTAAAG AAAGAGTTGCGGATTTCTAAAATTCAATATGAGGAAAAACGTGGTGAAATTAAGCATTACTATCATGTGAAATGTTTTGCAAATGTCAggaatgaatttaattttccagGAAGTGGTGAATATATGCCAGGCTTTGagattttaacaaataaaaatcaggaaattgttaaaagttatattag GCAAGATAACATAGTCCCACCTCATACAGAGTTCGGACCTTCCTCATCGAAGTGTACCAAGCTTGGCGAGCAAATTAAATATGAAGatgaacaaaacaaagaaaatataaacaagattaaaactgaaacatcgTGTGAATTAGAAAGTGAGGCTGTGAGGCTACAAAGCGAACTGTTTCACAAATACAAATCTAGTTTGAGAAGTTTATCGAAACAAGACTTAAAGATCATATGTAAACGGAATAACCTTTACATGTTTAAAGGAACAGAAgag cCTCTAGATCTGTTAGCGGACTGCATGGTCTTCGGAGCTCTACAACCGTGCCCCAAATGTAACGGACAACTTAAGTTAACTACGTTCCGCTATGAATGTTCAg GTTTCATTAGTGAATATTTTCTGTGCACATATACGACCAAATCACCGCAGAGGGTTCTTCTGACTGTACCCGACGAGTTGAAGCATTACTCTGCTCTCAAAGATTACGAACCCAGTATCGGCGTAAGGATCTTTGACGATGAACCTTCGGACTACTTCCAACCTTCCCTTCCGAAACG aataaaaatggAGGCGACGGCGGCTCCGCTCAAGAACGTTCTGTTTTATATTCACATCTCCAATAAAGAAGACAAAGAGACTGTAAAATGTCGCGTGTTGAAGTCGGGCGGGTGCATCGCCCCCAAGCTGGTGGAGACCGTGGCGGCCGTCATCGCCGCTAAAGAggattatcaaaaaaatactCCCCTCACCGAGAGGATGAAGTTGGGCGGCTTTCAC ATAGTCGAAGTGTCCTTTCTCGATGAAGTAGAATCTCTGAAGAATTCTCTCTCCGTCCCCGAGTCCATCGAGCTTATAGAGGAGCATAACATTTCCGAGTTCTCTTCAGAT aTCTACTCGCGTGTGCCCAGACAGGTCTTAGAAGGAGAGCCGGTTCGAGTCTCCGGAGGTGTTTACATTCTTAAGTCGGATCAACCTCATATATCCACCCTGAAAGTCAAGG ATGGCATCCCGTTGGTGATGGGAACCGGCCTGGAGCGTTGGGCCCACGTGTACCGCGAGAAGGGCGAGCCGTACTCGGCCACGCTGAACCGCGTCTACATGGACGCCAGGCACGGAACCAACCGGAGCTACACCATGCAGCTCTTGGTCGCCGACGTTCAGAAACG ATACTGCGTGGTGAGAAGCTGCGGACCGACAGGCTCCGAACCGAAGCACTATAAGAAAGAGTTTGAGGATTTAGGAGAGGCGAAAGCTTTCTTCCGGgatgtgttttataaaaaaactgggAACATCTGGACCCGAAGACACAATTTTCAAAAG AAATATGGCAAGTTTGATCTGATCGAAATGGCCGATTTGTCCGAAAGAGAGCCCGAGCCGCTGTGCCTCGATTCGCAGAGCGAGCTGCCGCGCGCCGTGCAAGAGCTGATGATACTGCTGTTCGACATCAACATCATGAACAAGACCATCGCCGACATGGAC ATCGACACCGACAAAATGCCGTTGGGTGTTCCGTCGCAGGAGCAGATCTCGTCCGGCTTCCGCATATTGGGCGCTCTGTACGATATCGTTAGCGAAGGGCGGGAAGAATATATGAGGATTGAAGAATTGTCCACGAG attttatacCAAAATACCGCACAAGGGCAACTTCAAGGAGTTGGTATTACTCGATAACGTGGATTTGATTAGATCGAAGATGCACATGCTCGACGATCTTTCTAAGACCCACGTTTCCTATAAAATATTGCACGAAG atATGGATGTAAAGATTGGCCTCATGCAACAGTATTACTTGAAGCTGAAGACCGAAATTTTGCCTCTCGATACCGATTCCCCGGAATACGGCACGGTCATGAAGTACTCGCTGAACACTCAGTCGAAGGCCCATTCGTTTCAAATAAAGGTCGAACAGGTGAGATCTCTCCGGTCTGCGAATCGGCTCGAGCGGTTCGCGAATCTAAACTTCGGCGGTTTCCAGATATTCAGCGTCGACCGACAGGGCGAAGCCGAGCGCTTCGAGCCTTACGCCGCGTTTCCCAACCGGAAGCTCCTGTGGCACGGCTCCCGGCTCTCCAACGTGGCGGCCATTTTGCTAGAAG GAAACGTTGTACCAGGAGGGAGCCGGTCACCGAGCTACCGCAAGGTA
- the LOC125055672 gene encoding poly [ADP-ribose] polymerase 1-like isoform X2, with protein MFNYQVEYAKSSNSECKVCKENITKGELRIGILIKPQDYYIPLWRHEICFFKNGKRLGTIQQFKDYNTLKPDDKLRIKEKLVDPSEDFPASVFDILGLVLNERDKAIISEYGVEESNNSSARCRLCNIQIVKKELRISKIQYEEKRGEIKHYYHVKCFANVRNEFNFPGSGEYMPGFEILTNKNQEIVKSYIRQDNIVPPHTEFGPSSSKCTKLGEQIKYEDEQNKENINKIKTETSCELESEAVRLQSELFHKYKSSLRSLSKQDLKIICKRNNLYMFKGTEEPLDLLADCMVFGALQPCPKCNGQLKLTTFRYECSGFISEYFLCTYTTKSPQRVLLTVPDELKHYSALKDYEPSIGVRIFDDEPSDYFQPSLPKRIKMEATAAPLKNVLFYIHISNKEDKETVKCRVLKSGGCIAPKLVETVAAVIAAKEDYQKNTPLTERMKLGGFHIVEVSFLDEVESLKNSLSVPESIELIEEHNISEFSSDIYSRVPRQVLEGEPVRVSGGVYILKSDQPHISTLKVKDGIPLVMGTGLERWAHVYREKGEPYSATLNRVYMDARHGTNRSYTMQLLVADVQKRYCVVRSCGPTGSEPKHYKKEFEDLGEAKAFFRDVFYKKTGNIWTRRHNFQKKYGKFDLIEMADLSEREPEPLCLDSQSELPRAVQELMILLFDINIMNKTIADMDIDTDKMPLGVPSQEQISSGFRILGALYDIVSEGREEYMRIEELSTRFYTKIPHKGNFKELVLLDNVDLIRSKMHMLDDLSKTHVSYKILHEDMDVKIGLMQQYYLKLKTEILPLDTDSPEYGTVMKYSLNTQSKAHSFQIKVEQIFSVDRQGEAERFEPYAAFPNRKLLWHGSRLSNVAAILLEGLRIAPEGVERTGDMFGKGIYFADVVTKSAQYAYTTPDHPAAVLLLCRVALGNMKRCTRREPVTELPQGTNSVWGVGRFRPDPAAAEILPDGTEVPLGALVPNTRDDPDEPVLIHNEYIVYDEAQVNIKYLVQLQIV; from the exons ATGTTTAATTATCAAGTTGAATATGCTAAATCGTCAAATTCAGAATGTAAAGTAtgcaaagaaaatattactaaagGTGAATTACGTAttggaattttaataaag CCACAAGATTATTATATACCATTATGGCGCCATGAAATATGTTTCTTTAAGAATGGAAAGCGTTTAGGAACAATCCAACAATTTAAAGATTATAACACACTTAAACCTGATGACAAACTAAGAATAAAGGAAAAACTAG TTGATCCATCAGAAGATTTCCCTGCTTCTGTTTTTGACATTTTGGGCCTGGTACTTAATGAAAGAGATAAAGCCATTATTTCTGAATATGGTGTAGAAGAGAGCAACAATTCTAGTGCCAGGTGCAGACTCTGCAATATTCAAATTGTAAAG AAAGAGTTGCGGATTTCTAAAATTCAATATGAGGAAAAACGTGGTGAAATTAAGCATTACTATCATGTGAAATGTTTTGCAAATGTCAggaatgaatttaattttccagGAAGTGGTGAATATATGCCAGGCTTTGagattttaacaaataaaaatcaggaaattgttaaaagttatattag GCAAGATAACATAGTCCCACCTCATACAGAGTTCGGACCTTCCTCATCGAAGTGTACCAAGCTTGGCGAGCAAATTAAATATGAAGatgaacaaaacaaagaaaatataaacaagattaaaactgaaacatcgTGTGAATTAGAAAGTGAGGCTGTGAGGCTACAAAGCGAACTGTTTCACAAATACAAATCTAGTTTGAGAAGTTTATCGAAACAAGACTTAAAGATCATATGTAAACGGAATAACCTTTACATGTTTAAAGGAACAGAAgag cCTCTAGATCTGTTAGCGGACTGCATGGTCTTCGGAGCTCTACAACCGTGCCCCAAATGTAACGGACAACTTAAGTTAACTACGTTCCGCTATGAATGTTCAg GTTTCATTAGTGAATATTTTCTGTGCACATATACGACCAAATCACCGCAGAGGGTTCTTCTGACTGTACCCGACGAGTTGAAGCATTACTCTGCTCTCAAAGATTACGAACCCAGTATCGGCGTAAGGATCTTTGACGATGAACCTTCGGACTACTTCCAACCTTCCCTTCCGAAACG aataaaaatggAGGCGACGGCGGCTCCGCTCAAGAACGTTCTGTTTTATATTCACATCTCCAATAAAGAAGACAAAGAGACTGTAAAATGTCGCGTGTTGAAGTCGGGCGGGTGCATCGCCCCCAAGCTGGTGGAGACCGTGGCGGCCGTCATCGCCGCTAAAGAggattatcaaaaaaatactCCCCTCACCGAGAGGATGAAGTTGGGCGGCTTTCAC ATAGTCGAAGTGTCCTTTCTCGATGAAGTAGAATCTCTGAAGAATTCTCTCTCCGTCCCCGAGTCCATCGAGCTTATAGAGGAGCATAACATTTCCGAGTTCTCTTCAGAT aTCTACTCGCGTGTGCCCAGACAGGTCTTAGAAGGAGAGCCGGTTCGAGTCTCCGGAGGTGTTTACATTCTTAAGTCGGATCAACCTCATATATCCACCCTGAAAGTCAAGG ATGGCATCCCGTTGGTGATGGGAACCGGCCTGGAGCGTTGGGCCCACGTGTACCGCGAGAAGGGCGAGCCGTACTCGGCCACGCTGAACCGCGTCTACATGGACGCCAGGCACGGAACCAACCGGAGCTACACCATGCAGCTCTTGGTCGCCGACGTTCAGAAACG ATACTGCGTGGTGAGAAGCTGCGGACCGACAGGCTCCGAACCGAAGCACTATAAGAAAGAGTTTGAGGATTTAGGAGAGGCGAAAGCTTTCTTCCGGgatgtgttttataaaaaaactgggAACATCTGGACCCGAAGACACAATTTTCAAAAG AAATATGGCAAGTTTGATCTGATCGAAATGGCCGATTTGTCCGAAAGAGAGCCCGAGCCGCTGTGCCTCGATTCGCAGAGCGAGCTGCCGCGCGCCGTGCAAGAGCTGATGATACTGCTGTTCGACATCAACATCATGAACAAGACCATCGCCGACATGGAC ATCGACACCGACAAAATGCCGTTGGGTGTTCCGTCGCAGGAGCAGATCTCGTCCGGCTTCCGCATATTGGGCGCTCTGTACGATATCGTTAGCGAAGGGCGGGAAGAATATATGAGGATTGAAGAATTGTCCACGAG attttatacCAAAATACCGCACAAGGGCAACTTCAAGGAGTTGGTATTACTCGATAACGTGGATTTGATTAGATCGAAGATGCACATGCTCGACGATCTTTCTAAGACCCACGTTTCCTATAAAATATTGCACGAAG atATGGATGTAAAGATTGGCCTCATGCAACAGTATTACTTGAAGCTGAAGACCGAAATTTTGCCTCTCGATACCGATTCCCCGGAATACGGCACGGTCATGAAGTACTCGCTGAACACTCAGTCGAAGGCCCATTCGTTTCAAATAAAGGTCGAACAG ATATTCAGCGTCGACCGACAGGGCGAAGCCGAGCGCTTCGAGCCTTACGCCGCGTTTCCCAACCGGAAGCTCCTGTGGCACGGCTCCCGGCTCTCCAACGTGGCGGCCATTTTGCTAGAAG GACTTCGCATAGCCCCCGAAGGCGTCGAGAGGACGGGTGACATGTTCGGAAAGGGCATCTACTTCGCCGACGTCGTCACAAAGTCCGCGCAATACGCGTACACGACGCCCGACCACCCCGCCGCTGTGCTGCTGTTGTGCCGGGTGGCCCTCGGGAACAT GAAACGTTGTACCAGGAGGGAGCCGGTCACCGAGCTACCGCAAGGTA
- the LOC125055672 gene encoding poly [ADP-ribose] polymerase-like isoform X4, which yields MFNYQVEYAKSSNSECKVCKENITKGELRIGILIKPQDYYIPLWRHEICFFKNGKRLGTIQQFKDYNTLKPDDKLRIKEKLVDPSEDFPASVFDILGLVLNERDKAIISEYGVEESNNSSARCRLCNIQIVKKELRISKIQYEEKRGEIKHYYHVKCFANVRNEFNFPGSGEYMPGFEILTNKNQEIVKSYIRQDNIVPPHTEFGPSSSKCTKLGEQIKYEDEQNKENINKIKTETSCELESEAVRLQSELFHKYKSSLRSLSKQDLKIICKRNNLYMFKGTEEPLDLLADCMVFGALQPCPKCNGQLKLTTFRYECSGFISEYFLCTYTTKSPQRVLLTVPDELKHYSALKDYEPSIGVRIFDDEPSDYFQPSLPKRIKMEATAAPLKNVLFYIHISNKEDKETVKCRVLKSGGCIAPKLVETVAAVIAAKEDYQKNTPLTERMKLGGFHIVEVSFLDEVESLKNSLSVPESIELIEEHNISEFSSDIYSRVPRQVLEGEPVRVSGGVYILKSDQPHISTLKVKDGIPLVMGTGLERWAHVYREKGEPYSATLNRVYMDARHGTNRSYTMQLLVADVQKRYCVVRSCGPTGSEPKHYKKEFEDLGEAKAFFRDVFYKKTGNIWTRRHNFQKKYGKFDLIEMADLSEREPEPLCLDSQSELPRAVQELMILLFDINIMNKTIADMDIDTDKMPLGVPSQEQISSGFRILGALYDIVSEGREEYMRIEELSTRYGCKDWPHATVLLEAEDRNFASRYRFPGIRHGHEVLAEHSVEGPFVSNKGRTGEISPVCESARAVRESKLRRFPDIQRRPTGRSRALRALRRVSQPEAPVARLPALQRGGHFARRKRCTRREPVTELPQGTNSVWGVGRFRPDPAAAEILPDGTEVPLGALVPNTRDDPDEPVLIHNEYIVYDEAQVNIKYLVQLQIV from the exons ATGTTTAATTATCAAGTTGAATATGCTAAATCGTCAAATTCAGAATGTAAAGTAtgcaaagaaaatattactaaagGTGAATTACGTAttggaattttaataaag CCACAAGATTATTATATACCATTATGGCGCCATGAAATATGTTTCTTTAAGAATGGAAAGCGTTTAGGAACAATCCAACAATTTAAAGATTATAACACACTTAAACCTGATGACAAACTAAGAATAAAGGAAAAACTAG TTGATCCATCAGAAGATTTCCCTGCTTCTGTTTTTGACATTTTGGGCCTGGTACTTAATGAAAGAGATAAAGCCATTATTTCTGAATATGGTGTAGAAGAGAGCAACAATTCTAGTGCCAGGTGCAGACTCTGCAATATTCAAATTGTAAAG AAAGAGTTGCGGATTTCTAAAATTCAATATGAGGAAAAACGTGGTGAAATTAAGCATTACTATCATGTGAAATGTTTTGCAAATGTCAggaatgaatttaattttccagGAAGTGGTGAATATATGCCAGGCTTTGagattttaacaaataaaaatcaggaaattgttaaaagttatattag GCAAGATAACATAGTCCCACCTCATACAGAGTTCGGACCTTCCTCATCGAAGTGTACCAAGCTTGGCGAGCAAATTAAATATGAAGatgaacaaaacaaagaaaatataaacaagattaaaactgaaacatcgTGTGAATTAGAAAGTGAGGCTGTGAGGCTACAAAGCGAACTGTTTCACAAATACAAATCTAGTTTGAGAAGTTTATCGAAACAAGACTTAAAGATCATATGTAAACGGAATAACCTTTACATGTTTAAAGGAACAGAAgag cCTCTAGATCTGTTAGCGGACTGCATGGTCTTCGGAGCTCTACAACCGTGCCCCAAATGTAACGGACAACTTAAGTTAACTACGTTCCGCTATGAATGTTCAg GTTTCATTAGTGAATATTTTCTGTGCACATATACGACCAAATCACCGCAGAGGGTTCTTCTGACTGTACCCGACGAGTTGAAGCATTACTCTGCTCTCAAAGATTACGAACCCAGTATCGGCGTAAGGATCTTTGACGATGAACCTTCGGACTACTTCCAACCTTCCCTTCCGAAACG aataaaaatggAGGCGACGGCGGCTCCGCTCAAGAACGTTCTGTTTTATATTCACATCTCCAATAAAGAAGACAAAGAGACTGTAAAATGTCGCGTGTTGAAGTCGGGCGGGTGCATCGCCCCCAAGCTGGTGGAGACCGTGGCGGCCGTCATCGCCGCTAAAGAggattatcaaaaaaatactCCCCTCACCGAGAGGATGAAGTTGGGCGGCTTTCAC ATAGTCGAAGTGTCCTTTCTCGATGAAGTAGAATCTCTGAAGAATTCTCTCTCCGTCCCCGAGTCCATCGAGCTTATAGAGGAGCATAACATTTCCGAGTTCTCTTCAGAT aTCTACTCGCGTGTGCCCAGACAGGTCTTAGAAGGAGAGCCGGTTCGAGTCTCCGGAGGTGTTTACATTCTTAAGTCGGATCAACCTCATATATCCACCCTGAAAGTCAAGG ATGGCATCCCGTTGGTGATGGGAACCGGCCTGGAGCGTTGGGCCCACGTGTACCGCGAGAAGGGCGAGCCGTACTCGGCCACGCTGAACCGCGTCTACATGGACGCCAGGCACGGAACCAACCGGAGCTACACCATGCAGCTCTTGGTCGCCGACGTTCAGAAACG ATACTGCGTGGTGAGAAGCTGCGGACCGACAGGCTCCGAACCGAAGCACTATAAGAAAGAGTTTGAGGATTTAGGAGAGGCGAAAGCTTTCTTCCGGgatgtgttttataaaaaaactgggAACATCTGGACCCGAAGACACAATTTTCAAAAG AAATATGGCAAGTTTGATCTGATCGAAATGGCCGATTTGTCCGAAAGAGAGCCCGAGCCGCTGTGCCTCGATTCGCAGAGCGAGCTGCCGCGCGCCGTGCAAGAGCTGATGATACTGCTGTTCGACATCAACATCATGAACAAGACCATCGCCGACATGGAC ATCGACACCGACAAAATGCCGTTGGGTGTTCCGTCGCAGGAGCAGATCTCGTCCGGCTTCCGCATATTGGGCGCTCTGTACGATATCGTTAGCGAAGGGCGGGAAGAATATATGAGGATTGAAGAATTGTCCACGAG atATGGATGTAAAGATTGGCCTCATGCAACAGTATTACTTGAAGCTGAAGACCGAAATTTTGCCTCTCGATACCGATTCCCCGGAATACGGCACGGTCATGAAGTACTCGCTGAACACTCAGTCGAAGGCCCATTCGTTTCAAATAAAGGTCGAACAGGTGAGATCTCTCCGGTCTGCGAATCGGCTCGAGCGGTTCGCGAATCTAAACTTCGGCGGTTTCCAGATATTCAGCGTCGACCGACAGGGCGAAGCCGAGCGCTTCGAGCCTTACGCCGCGTTTCCCAACCGGAAGCTCCTGTGGCACGGCTCCCGGCTCTCCAACGTGGCGGCCATTTTGCTAGAAG GAAACGTTGTACCAGGAGGGAGCCGGTCACCGAGCTACCGCAAGGTA